Proteins from one Triticum aestivum cultivar Chinese Spring chromosome 7A, IWGSC CS RefSeq v2.1, whole genome shotgun sequence genomic window:
- the LOC123147318 gene encoding putative glycerol-3-phosphate transporter 1, translating to MARSHETTSRKPPGLRLFKGAKALRNYQTFVLVLTFLAYTCFHMTRKITSIVKSELDPQTKVGSAWGRLHTRNSLNIGWSPFNTADGSTLLGEIDVAFLAVYSLGMFFAGHLGDRMDLRIVLTIGMISTAIFTALFGAGYWLNIHNFYYFLVFQMIAGLFQSSGWPSVVAVVGNWFGKSKRGLIMGIWNAHTSIGNISGSLLAASLLKFGWGWSFAIPSIIMALAGLVVFFFLPVSPDVMEIDIDDGEVNSDKDTAKEPLLEPGQEVKHKAIGFLEAWRIPGVAPFALCLFFSKLVAYTFLYWLPFYISHTPIGNEYLSDAMAGSLSTVFDVGGVLGGVLAGHISDRLNARAITAASFMYCAIPALFLYRTYGSMSMMSNICLMFITGMFVNGPYALITTAVSADLGTHSSLNGNSRALATVTAIIDGTGSVGAAIGPLLTGYISTESWSAVFTMLMAAALLAGLLLTHLVCAELRGKLSSNVSKVVANAQTTCSDQV from the exons ATGGCCAGGTCTCATGAGACGACGAGTAGGAAACCTCCTGGCCTCCGGTTATTCAAAGGTGCCAAGGCTCTAAGAAATTACCAGACGTTCGTCTTGGTCCTTACATTCTTGGCATACACTTGCTTCCATATGACTCGGAAGATAACAAGCATTGTCAAGAGTGAGCTTGATCCCCAGACCAAAGTGGGGTCTGCCTGGGGACGATTGCACACACGCAACAGTCTCAACATTGGTTGGTCTCCATTTAACACCGCTGATGGTTCCACTTTGCTTGGTGAGATAGATGTCGCATTCCTTGCGGTGTATTCTCTTGGGATGTTCTTCGCCGGGCATCTTGGTGACCGCATGGACTTGAGGATTGTTCTAACAATTGGCATGATTAGCACTGCCATATTCACTGCGCTCTTTGGTGCTGGATATTGGCTAAATATTCACAACTTCTACTACTTTCTGGTCTTTCAGATGATTGCTGGCTTATTTCAATCATCTGGATGGCCTTCAGTCGTTGCAGTTGTTGGTAACTGGTTTGGGAAGAGCAAGAGGGGATTGATTATGGGTATATGGAACGCACATACTTCTATTGGAAACATATCCGGTTCGCTGCTTGCTGCATCTCTGCTGAAATTTGGATGGGGGTGGTCATTTGCCATCCCCAGCATCATCATGGCTCTTGCTGGGTTGGTGGTGTTCTTTTTCTTGCCGGTTAGTCCTGATGTAATGGAGATAGATATTGATGATGGGGAGGTAAACTCAGACAAGGATACTGCGAAGGAGCCCCTTTTGGAACCAGGCCAAGAAGTGAAACATAAGGCAATAGGATTCCTGGAGGCATGGAGGATTCCTGGAGTTGCACCGTTTGCTCTCTgcctcttcttctccaagctggTTGCATACACCTTCCTGTACTGGCTACCTTTTTACATCAGCCATACAC CTATTGGCAACGAGTACCTCTCTGATGCGATGGCTGGCAGCTTGTCAACAGTCTTCGATGTTGGAGGTGTGTTGGGAGGAGTCCTTGCCGGTCATATCTCTGATCGCTTAAATGCACGAGCTATCACGGCCGCGAGCTTCATGTACTGTGCCATACCTGCCCTTTTCTTGTACAGAACATATGGAAGCATGTCGATGATGTCGAACATTTGCCTCATGTTCATCACTGGCATGTTTGTCAATGGTCCTTATGCCCTGATCACAACTGCAGTGTCAGCTGACCTTGGCACTCACAGCTCATTGAATGGTAATTCTCGGGCACTGGCCACTGTGACAGCAATCATCGATGGGACCGGGTCGGTTGGTGCCGCAATCGGGCCATTGCTCACAGGATACATCTCAACAGAGAGCTGGAGTGCCGTGTTCACGATGTTGATGGCAGCAGCACTTCTTGCTGGGCTCCTCTTGACACATCTTGTCTGTGCTGAGCTAAGAGGAAAGCTGTCTTCCAATGTGAGCAAGGTTGTCGCCAATGCACAAACTACCTGCTCAGATCAAGTATAA